One Salvelinus fontinalis isolate EN_2023a chromosome 11, ASM2944872v1, whole genome shotgun sequence DNA window includes the following coding sequences:
- the LOC129865368 gene encoding cAMP-dependent protein kinase type II-beta regulatory subunit-like, producing the protein MSIEIPDGLTELLQSFTVEVLRNQPGDLLDFALQYFIQLKENQRGSAFDNARNSANGRPGDNVSSGRSVNFAEEAVQIDSENEEDDDEEEFVAPVINRFLRRTSVCAEAFNPDEEEEDKDPRITHPKTDEQRHRLQEACKDILLFKNLDPEQMSQVLDAMFEMTVEAGEHIIDQDDDGDNFYVIERGTFDILMKADRVEHVVGSYDNQGSFGELALMYNTPRAATIIATSVGALWCMDRLTFRRIIVKNNHKKRKMYEAFIESLPLLTSLQVSERMCVVDVLSSKTYTDGEQIIAQGATANCFYIVESGQVRITMNTSKLKKEEGEGVEEEVEIAMCTRGQYFGELALVTNKPRAASAYAVGNVKCLVMDVQAFERLLGPCMDIMKRNIVDYDEQLAALFGK; encoded by the exons ATGAGTATTGAAATCCCAGACGGATTGACGGAGCTGTTGCAAAGCTTTACAGTGGAAGTGTTGAGGAATCAGCCAGGAGACCTTCTGGACTTTGCCTTGCAGTATTTCATCCAACTGAAGGAGAATCAGAGAGGATCCGCCTTTGACAATGCCCGAAATTCGGCTAACGGTCGACCTGGCGATAATGTTAGCAGTGGAAGATCGGTCAATTTTGCCGAGGAGGCAGTGCAAATTGATTCGGAAAATGAAgaagatgatgatgaggaggaattCGTAG CTCCAGTGATCAACAGATTCTTGAGAAGAACTTCAG TATGTGCTGAAGCATTCAAccctgatgaggaggaggaggacaaagaTCCCAGG ATCACCCATCCTAAAACCGACGAGCAGAGGCACAGACTACAGGAGGCCTGCAAAGACATTCTACTGTTCAAAAATCTAGACCCG GAGCAGATGTCCCAAGTACTGGATGCAATGTTTGAGATGACAGTGGAGGCTGGCGAACACATTATAGACCAGGATGACGATGGGGACAACTTCTATGTTATCGAAAG AGGGACCTTTGACATCCTGATGAAAGCCGACAGAGTGGAGCATGTGGTGGGTTCCTATGACAACCAGGGCAGTTTTGGCGAGCTTGCCCTGATGTACAACACACCCAGGGCTGCCACCATCATCGCCACCTCTGTGGGAGCCCTCTGGTGCATG GACCGACTGACGTTCAGGAGGATCATAGTAAAGAACAACCACAAGAAGAGGAAGATGTACGAGGCTTTCATCGAGTCACTGCCCCTGCTCACATCCCTACAG GTCTCTGAGAGGATGTGTGTGGTGGATGTTCTATCCTCCAAGACCTACACTGACGGAGAACAGATTATAGCGCAG GGGGCCACAGCTAACTGTTTCTACATAGTAGAATCTGGTCAAGTACGAATAACAATGAATACGAGCAAG TTGaaaaaggaggagggagaaggggtggAAGAGGAGGTAGAGATTGCCATGTGCACCAGGGGACAGTACTTTGGAGAGCTGGCTCTGGTCACCAACAAGCCCCGGGCTGCTTCAGCGTACGCTGTAGGAAACGTCAAGTGTCTAG TGATGGACGTGCAGGCGTTTGAGCGACTGCTGGGCCCCTGCATGGACATCATGAAGAGGAACATCGTCGACTACGACGAGCAGCTGGCCGCGCTGTTCGGGAAGTAA